The Bdellovibrio sp. NC01 genome includes the window GACCTTAAAGGCAAAGTCGTCGTCGTGGATTTTTGGGCTTCATGGTGCGCGCCCTGCAAAGAAGCGCTTCCGCACTACAACAAGCTATTTGAAAAGTACAAAGACCAAGGCGTGGTTTTTATTGGTGTGAATGAAGACGACGACATTAAAGAACGTGACGCTTACTTAGCGAAAGAAAAAGTCTTATTCACAGTCTTAGCAGATTTAGATAAGCAGATGGCGAAAGACTTTCAGGTCGTAGCCCTGCCAACTTTATTCGTGTTCGACAAAAAATTAAAACCTGTGACTCTTTATCGCGGTTTTGACGACAAGAAGCCACAGGTCCTAGAGGAAAAAATCAAGGAACTTTTGAAGGGTCAGAAGTAGAAACTACTTCTGACTTAACTGCACATTACGTGGCGACAACCATACGTCGACGATATCGCCTTTTTTCAATTTGCCTTTGGCATCTTTATACCAGAAGTCTGCGTATTCACGCTCTTCCGCATACATGCCTTGAGCAACGATACGATCATCTTTGTAGTTCAAAGAGATTTTTACGACCTTCGACGAAAGCTTCACTAACTCATTTGGTTGAGAAACACCATCACCATTTTTATCACTCCAAAGAACCAAATTTTTGAAAGCTTTATCGCGCTTGTCGATAACGCCATCATGATTTGAATCCAAAGCTTTCAGAGCCTCAAAACCATTTTTATATTTCTCATCGTTACCAAAAAGTTGATCCTTTTTAGTAATTTTGCCAGAACCATCATCAAGAGCTAAGAAATAACCCACGTGATTGGCTTCAGGCCATGATGTTTTAGCAAATTTATTCAACGGGAAATCAGTGATGTTCGAAAATGCAGGACGCGCATCATCGAAGAACACCATCAACGGCGAATAATAACCTCCGCAGAAACCCGTTTGCCCCGGGAACGATACGTTAATTTCTACACTCGATTTATCCGATGCGACATTCACTTGACCCAATGTCGCACTAATCGGACCGTTTTTTCCCATGTAATCGCCACAGGCCTTCGCCGGAACATACGACGATACACCATACGCACCATATGCTGATCCATCACAAGTGCTCACCTTTTGAGTGAAGGAAACTGTAGCTGGATTTACGTAAACTGCACCTGGATCGGCATCAACGATATTTCCCGCAGCATCCACGGATACTTTACTTGGAAAAGGCGAGTTGATAACGACTGTGTTACCATAGATCGCTGCATTTCCTCCGGCAGGAATATTTAATTTTTCTGCTGAAATTGGATTTACAGAACTTGGATTAAATCCTAGAGCAGAAATGATGATAGCTGGATACCAAACGCCAATATGATAGCTTTTGCTACCAACAACCAAATCAAAATCCGCATAGATTTCAGAACTAGGAGCAACCGGATTCGTCACACCACGCAAGTTCGTACCGAAGCACGAGTTCACAATCTTCACTTGCATAGTCGCGTTCCCTGAACGAGTGACCAGCCCCGACGCCGGTGCGGAAACGACTGACTCTCCCGACGTTGCAGTATTCACTGACATCGGAAAACTTCTTGTCTGTGCGAACGCGAGACTCCCCGAAAAAACCAAAGCAGCACTCAGTGCTCTTCGTAAATAAACCGTCCCCATACATTCCCCCTCAACTAACAACCTAAAGACCCGCAGTTTGCGTTTGAGTCGCTAAGTCCTGTGGTTTGTTAATTTTAAAATAAATCATTCTTTTCAAAACAGAATCGCGAGTCATCACAAAGCTACAAACTTTATTCGCAAGCAGCACCTTAGCTGGCGCGCTGGCTCCGCGATAAATGAGCTTATAGAAGTTGGAATGACGATATGGTTTTTTAGTCGTATCACCATTCGGATAACACTCTGGATTTTCACTTAGCACTGGCTCCATTGTGTATTGTAAAACTTTAACTGCGCGCAAACGTATAACCGATTGGCCCCCGCCAACCGATGGAACATTTCTTAAAAATGTATCTGCGTCAGGAATAGTAGCCCCTGTATCTGGCTGATTTTTCTTTAACAAAGAAGAGAATGGTTCACCCACAGGTTGCAAAACCAGCCCTTGAACCGAACCAACAAAAGTTGGACTTCTTGGCGGAGTTTGCATATCCAAAGTGCCATCCGATTTAGTCGGGCGAACTTTGGCCAAAGTATCAAACATCAACATCATGCCCGTCGTCCAAAATCCCGGGCGAACAGCACCAACCCAGTTATTTCGATTTACAGAAACGAACGTCAATGGCGCCGCTTTATTAAAGTCGGCTGGAGCCGAACCAATCACGTAAGCCGCAGTTGGATCGTAGTTCATCGTCGCTCCCGCAGCCAAATCTTGCGATACCACACTTACCGTTTTATTTACGGTTTCGGATGACAACGTGATTGTTCTGGTCAAACTACCAGCCACAGAGTTTGCAGGAAGATCCGGATAATAATCGAAGAAATTCAATCCATTATCATCGTTCATCACAATGTTATTATACGAAGGCTCAACTGTATTAAAATCACCGAAAAGAATTCTCTCGGCCTGCATCTCATCGATAGATTCATCCAATTGCTTCTTTAAAGCCATTTGATCTTTTGTTGCCGTCACTTGCGTCGCGACTACTGCCGCAGTTACAACTGCCGCAAGACCGACACCAACAATGACTTCCGGAAGCGTAAAACCTTTATTATTTTTGAGGGTGCTATTAAATTTTTTAATCATTTTGCACTCACCACAAATGTATAATCGCGGAATTCCTCATTGTTCTTTTTCCAAGATTCATGAGTCAATCGCATGGTTACTTGATAAAGACCTCTGTATTGTTCCAACGGCTGAATAACGAAACCATAAGTGCCCGCACACTTAGGGCATTGAGCGCGGGTTGTGATAATACCATTATCCCAAGCCATCGGAAGCGTATCGACATTCAGACTTTCTTTAGTTCCCGTCTTATAGTCAAAATTCACCTGATAGTTTTCAACGCCGGCCTTGATATTCTCTGCAATGTCGTTAATCTGTCTTTCGGTAGAAGACAATACGACAGCACTCTTCGTTGAGTTTCGAAGAGAAATCATACCACCCGTAAAAGTGAATCCGACTACGGTCAACAAACCTAAGCCCACAAGAGCTTCAACGATGGTCTGACCTTTATTATTTGCAATTGATTTATTTGTTTTAAAAATCATATGCCACTCTCTCTTGATTGCTCAACTACATAGAAACGAACAAGTCTTTTCTTACACGTTGTTGTCGACTGAGTTGCACCCGCCACCATACCGCAATCTGGATCGACTGCAGTCCACTGGAACGGATTTGCCTGGGCTCTTAAACTAATCGCATTACACGATCTGACATCAGAAACTTCTTGAACAGAAGGAATTGGATGCCAGATTGGCGATTTCATAACTGAATCACAAGAAGCTGCAGGATTACTAGTCGGTTTCAAAATACCTGCCTTACGTAATTCTTTCGTTGCCTGTGGAAGATAGATGGAACTCCATTGAATGCCGGCAACATAAGCTGACGGATCGATTTTTAATTTACCCACAATAAATGTACCGATGATACGCAACGGATTTGTACGAGCATTGATCGTCAAACTATCACAGGCATAAAAACCAGTTACTAAGTTCGCATTCGAAGGAATAATGCAATTACCTACGATCGAAGCGACTTTCCAAACAGGTGTCGCACCGAAAACTAAGTCTTTGTTATAGACAGGATCATTTGCCGGATCTGCAGATCCATCGATACCTGCAAAGTTCCATGAATGGCGAGTCGTCGATGCGAAGCTGACGTTCCAGTCAGCACCACCAAACGATTGCGAAGACAATTTACTTCTGGCATCTTCACACTGCGCATTGAGGTCATCCAAACTCATGCCCAAGCCTTCGATATCTTCGGCAGGACTATTACTTGTTGCGGCTACGTTTGTTGGATTCGTTAAATAAGCACCGCCGATGCCGAAATTCAAATAACCTTGCAAAGCAGTGTTTTCGCCAATCGATAAGCCTGGGATTAACTTGCTGTTATAATATGTGCTGTCATATCCAAGAACACCGATGGACGGACCCGTCGACGTCAACTCACCTTTAGAATTGATAAAATGATTCGCATTAACTGTCGTAACATCAAGCTCAAGCTTGTCACCGTAATAAGTTACACGCCCCGTCCAATTGTTAATTTTCTTAATTAAACCTTTCACATCCACCGTTACTTGTGGCGGATTCTGAACGGCATCATTATAATTGTTGAGCGCGTTTTGAGCAGTGTTAATCGCGGCATTCGCATCTGAAATAGCCTTATCCTGATTAGGGATTTTATTTGCACTCAAATCACTAATAGTTGTCTTCAAATTCGAGATCTGCGCATTTAAAGACGCAATCGTGTCGGGATTCTGATACTTAGAATCATCCACTGGAGTCGCCGATGGCGAAGGACTTGGTGACGCTTCCGCCACTGGCGTTTCCGTAGGAGATGGCGACGGCGTTGGAGTTGGACTTGCCTCAGCTGCAGGTTCACGATTATCAGCCGTTTGAGTTGGTTTAACCGGTTTCGCTAATTCTGCGTCGAGCGAAGCCTGCGCTACGCTTAACGAAGACTTCGCAGTTGATAATTGTGCATTTAGATCGTCCATTCCGGTATTTGCCGTTTTAAGACTATCTCTTGCAGTATTTAGACTTTTATTCAGCGACGCTAATGCCGATGCAGAGCCAACAACTGGCTGAAAAATCATCTGAGAGTTCAACGGCATAGCATGTGTGGCGGTTTTACCGTCGAACAAGAAAGTAAGATTAATGACAGCGTCTTCATTATCACCAGAATACTTAGCTACACCACTCCAATTGCTGCTTGTAATTGCCGCTGCAGGAATATAGTTACCTTGTTCTTCGAATGAACTACCCGTATCGAAAAATAATTTATACGAAACTTTACTTGTATTACCGCTATTAGAAGAGGTGATTTTAGAGGCGCCCAGTTTTGTTTTAGACGCAGTTTCAACACTCGCTTGGTTTTTTGACAACGTTGCACACATTGCCAAAAGTTTTGTATCAGGAACATCACCGGTATTAATTTTCGCAAAATATTTTAGACCCGCGTCTTCACCGCCGTCATTTTCAATGCCCTTCAAAAAGCCACCAAAGCTTGGCGAATCAGCCCAATAGCGATCTGAAAGACCACCGGCAGATCGAGGCACATATAGATCATCTTCACCACCAGAATGCAGTGACTTCACCCAACCGTTACCGATGTACACGCGATCCGCAAACGTTACCGCGGAATATTTTGAATTTTCAGGTGTTGCAGATTCATCTTTAGATAATTGTGGCAGATAAATATTGTTATTAACAAACACAGGACTTAAGAAAACAAGACCGGGACCCTTCCCAAGATCTTTACGATTCGTAAACTGATGAAAGCCGATATCGCCAAGATCATATGTCGCATCATACGTGTTATCCATATGAAGATCTTTTGGCGCAAGCAACGCAAAAGAACCAACTTCACGAGGATAAATTGCAAGGGATGATCTTAATGAAAGATCCACGTTGTTCATCGAAATCACGTTCTTTGACGAATCAATCAGAGCAATTTTTACCGTAAGGTATGATTCACGACCCGCGCGTGGCAAATAGGCGCTTGTATCCTTTGTCAGCTCAACAGTTACGCCAGCAACTTCAACGATTTTACCTGTCGCTTCGTCCTTCACCGTTTTTAATTTTTGCATTACAGGGAATAGAGGATGCACTGAAGAAAGCAAACCTGGATTCAGAGTAACTTTGAAAGATTTTAACGCCACATTATTGAGATCAACAGAGCCTACGTTTGCACCAGCAGCAACCAGAGTTCTAATCGCGTTCTCTTGGTCATTGGACATGATCACACGTTCAACGCTAAATGGACTTGCCAGATTACAAGTTGAATCATTAACAAGCGTACCATCCGTGAAACACCATTTTTGACGGACACCGAAGATCACGTAGTCCATCGTACTGTTCAAAGCAAAACGGAGGTTCACAGCATTCACTGTTTTTGTGACTTGTTTCTTCTGGCCGATAACGTAATTCGTCAGGAAGTAAAAGGAGATACTCATCACAGCTGTGGCTGCAAGGACCTGCATCATCACGCTACCGCGGTTGTTGCGGAATATTGTGGTTCTCATACGTACCGTTCTCCTACTGCTTGTAGAAGTTATCGGCAGAAATGTATAAAAACTTGTGGAAAGCCGAGTGTTTTTACGTGCTTGAAATGTTTTATGCTCTAAATGTATTAAATATTCTAAATGCGATACGCAAAAATTGATCAGAATGAGACAGTCAAATTACTTATGTTCCGGATCGATACACGCGAAACCTGAGACTTCTGTTTCGATGGTTGCTTCGATGATTCCGTATTTCTTAACGAGACTTTTGATTTGGCTCTTTACTTTCTGCATGTCCTGCATTGAGGCTGCTGCAGTCAACACGACATGCACACTCATCACATGATTTTCACCATCCAAAGACCACAAATGTGAATGGTGAACATCTTCAACCAATTCGATTTTTTTAATTTCAGAATTAATTTCTTCAACGCTGGCACTACCCGGCGATGCCATCAAAAAAACTTTCAATGCTTCTTTCAAATTTCTGAAGACGTTATATAAAATCCACAATGACAACGCGATCGCAAGACCCGCATCAATTTGTGGCACGTCGAAAAATTTCATAATCAAAGCACCAATCAAAACCAGCACCCACCCCGCCACGTCTTCGATCATGTGCCACATCAACATGCGCTCGTTCAACGAAGTGCCTTGCGAAACACGATAAGCTGCATAACCATTCACGGCGACACCAAAGAACGCCAACATCAACATGCCATTCGCTTCAGGTTGTTGCGGATGAATTAAACGCGGAATCGCTTCAATCAAAATAAAGATAGAGCCGGCAATCAAAATCAAACCGGTAATCACTGCACCTAGGACAGAGAAACGACGGTAACCATATGAAAAATGCTCATCACTTGAACGGTGCGACACTTTTTCCATCGTGATCGCTAAAACCATCGCTAGCGCATCACCAAAATCATGAAGCGCATCACTTAAGATCGCGACGGAATTCGTCATAATTCCACCCACCAATTCGATCACTGCAAAGCCTAAATTCAACAAGAAAGCAAAGCGCATACGCCCGATGATGGCACCGTGAGCATGGGCATGCGAATGACTGTGTGAATGGCTATGAGAACCTGAATGACTGTGGTTGTGATGCGCGTGTTTTTCAGACATAACTCAGTAAGACATTGCGAGGGCTTTTCTGTCAATAACTCCCCGCTCAAGTTGACCCCTTTTTCGCCTCGTGATAGCCCATAAGACCTATGACAAAATCTGGATTCAAGAAATTTGCATTTAGCCTTCTGATTTATACGATTCTTGTGATTCTGTGGGGTGCGTGGGTACGCATTTCTCATTCGGGTGATGGGTGTGGCGACACGTGGCCTTTGTGTCACGGCCAACTTATTCCCGAAGCGCAACGAGGCAAAACGTGGGTTGAATACGGCCATCGTTTGATGTCTGGCATCTATGGTTTTGTCGTGATTTATTTCTGGTGGGTCGCACGCAAGATCTATCCAAAAGGTCACTTCGCAAGAAAAGCAGCTCTTGCCACTTTGATTTTCATGATTACTGAAGCGCTTCTTGGCGCGAAATTGGTTTTATTTAAGCTTGTTACAACAAACGATACTCCCTATCGCGCATTTGTGATGGCGCTTCATCAAATCAATTCATTCATGCTCACAGGTGCTGCAGCTCTTGCTTATGCGGCGGCAACTCTCAGTGCGCCTCTTGACCAACCATCACAACAAGATAAGAAATATAAATATCTTCCGTGGGTGATTGTGATCATTGGCGTGACAGGTGCGTGGGCAGCGCTATCAAACTCACTCTTCCCGACTGACAACTTGTTCGAGGGCTTCCTTGCCGACTTCAACAGTGAATCGCACTTCTTGGTTAGACTTCGTGGTCTTCACCCGTTATTCGCGGTGATCGGTGCGGGCTCACTTGCGTTCTTCTTCTGGATGAAAGCGCAAATCTCTGACAACGCTCTTCTGCAAAAAAAATCTCTGCAAATGAGCTTGCTACTTATCGTGGGAATTTTATTTGGAATGGCGACGTTGTTCTTACACGCGCCAACGTGGATGAAGATCACTCACTTATTGCTAGCGCATACTATTTGGGTGGTGTTGCTACAATGGGTGTTCTTTGTAAGAGCCCGACAGTCGAATTAAACTGTCAGCTCGTTTGATTCCATCAAGCGATGTAAGAAGACGACCTTATCGTTGATATCGTCGTATTCCAAAACCATCTGCTGCAAATCGTAGTCGCGCACCATGTAGGATGCGAAAGCGCCGACGATCTCTTCCGGTTGATTAAGATTTTTCATGAACATCTCTTGTTGCATAGGATCTGGAATGTGGCTGTAAATCCAGCGCGACAAGATCTTATGCATCGAGCTTAACTTCGGTTTTTGTGGCGGCTCTAAAATCGATTTTTCAGGAATGATCGAACCTTCGCACACGATATACGGCGTGCCGCGATCAAGTACTTTGCCTAGACGTAACTTGCCTTGCCCTTGAAGAAAGATCAAAAGTGTCCCGTTGACTCGTTCCTCGATAATCTGTGCGTAACCGTAGCCAGCGATTTCTCGAACAAAGGGAACCGCTTCTCCGGGACGAACAGGAACCACTTTTGAAGGATCTTCAATGTAAGCAAGCGCAATGGGCTGCTTATTGGCGATGGCATCTTTTATCATAGCCAAATAGCGAGGCTCGAAGATATTTAACGGCTTCGTGGTTCTCGGGAAAAGAGTCACGTTAACAAGAGGGAACAGAAAGACTTCCATGAGCTGGACTCCTCATCTTGAAACTCTATTATAAAGATTGTAGCCTGAGATTGCTATGGAAAAGGTAGACGCAAAAATGAGAAATGTAGTCTTTTTCGACGGTATCTGTCACCTTTGTAACGGGTTCGTTGATGCTGTGATTATCCGAGACAAACAGCATTCTTACCTCTTCGCACCCCTTCAAGGAACGACGGCGGAAGAGCTATTGCCAGAGAAGGATCGTACTGACTTAAACTCCGTAGTATATTATGAGGCCGGCAAACTTTATTATCGCTCTGCGGCCATTCTTAAAATTCTCTCAGGACTTGGTGGGATCTACAAATTGGCGGTGATCGGTTGGATCATCCCTGGCCCATTACGAGACATCTTGTACAATTTGATCGCTAAAAATCGCTATGCTTGGTTTGGCCAAAGAGACTTCTGCCGTCTTCCAACCAAAGAAGAGCGCTCTTATTTGCTGGAATAAACAGCGCGGATCAACTGCACAAAAGGTCGATCCGCAGCCGACAACTCCTCTTCAACGATTTCTTCCGGAAGACACCACTTCATAGCGTCATGCTCTCGTAATTCGATTTGCGATTGCGCCGTCATCGCCCAATAAACTCTTAGGCGAATTGTCTTTGAAGGATACGCAAAGTCGAGTTCTTCAAGAAAGCCATCGACTTGAATCGGCAAACCCAATTCTTCATCAATTTCACGCACCAGAGCCGCTTCAGAGGTTTCTCCTGGATCGACTTTACCGCCGGGAAACTCCCAGTATCCTGCGCCGCTTTGCGCGGGACCTCTTCTGACAACAAGAATTTTCCGATCACTATCGAAGCTTCTGCGAATAAGAGCAGCCACAACTAAAACGGGTTCACGTTTCTGATTCATATTCCTCATTACACAGGGCTTTTTAATCTTTTAAAAGCATTCTTTTATTGCTATCTTTGTTCTTTGGGTTGGTTAAAAAGACCGGATGCAAGCAACGCAGGCAGTTGGTCTTTTTAGTAGGTACTCCGGCGGAGCCGGTAGACAGGATTGTATCGATGATTGATACGGGGAATTCATTTTTTATCTTACTGATCAGCGGTGTTGCGCTGTTCCTATACGGCATGGGCCTGGCGAGTTCTTCACTCGAAAAGATCATGGCCGGCAAAATCACAAATCTTTTGAACCGCCTTTCGCAGAGTAAATTTCTTGCGATCTTAACTGGCGTCGTCCTAACGACTTTAATGCAAAGCTCTGGTGCCGTGACTTCGATGCTTGTGGGCTTGGGTTCGGCGCGTGTCGTGAATCTTCGTCAAGTGATGGGTGTCATCATTGGTACGGCCATCGGTACGACATTGACGGTTCAATTGATCTCTTTGGATTTATCGCAGTATGCCCTGCCGGTTTTTGCGATCGCGTTTGCGTTCTATTTTAAAGCGAAGAAAACAGTTTTCAAAAATCTTTCGTTAACGGCGATGGGTTTTGCATTACTGTTCTTGGGTCTGAAACTGGTTTCCGTTTCTGCGCATCACTTTGCAGAAAACCCAATGCTGACGGAGTTCTTCCAAAGCGTTCGTGATAACCCAGGCTACTCTCTTTTGATTTCAATCGTCTTCTGTGCGTTCGTGCAAAGTTCGGCGATCACAATTGGTCTTGCGATGAGCTTAGCCGCCGTTAAAGCCATTACATTCTACGATGCGATGATCTGGGTTTACGGTGCGAATATTGGGACGACTTCTGTCGCATTGATTGCAGCTGCTGGTGGTAACTATATCGGTCGCCAAGTGGCGTGGGCCCATTTCTTCTATAAAACGATCAGCGTTGTGATCTTCTACCCGTTCACGCAATTATTCATCGACTTCTTAATGAGTTTCGATACGACAATTTCTCGTTCCATCGCCAATGCGCATTTGGTGTTTAATATCGTATCTGCGATCTTATTCTTCCCGTTCATCAATAAAGGTGCGGCATTGATCGAAAAGATGTTCCCGAAATCTGCATCTGAAGAATTCGGCACAGAGTTCGTGAACATGGACAATTATCAAAGCTCTGCATTGGCGGTGTCTTATGCCAATCGCGAAATCATGCGTACGGCCGATATCGTTTTAGGCATGATCAAAGACTCGATCCGTTTGTTTGAAACAAACGATCCGAAAGATTTTGATTCCATCAAAGATCGCGACAACAAAGTCGATTTCTTGTACCGCGAAACAAAGATGTTCTTACTCGACCACGCCAACAAATCGAACACGGTCGTTCATCAAAACATCATGAACATGATTATGTTCCTGAGTGATCTTGAGCGTGCAGCCGATGCGATCGACATCAACATCTTAGCTTTGGCGATTAAGAAGAACGCTTTGAAATTAGAATTCTCAAGCGAAGGTTGGCACGAAATTCGTGGCATGCACGAACAAGTTGTTAAAGTTGCGGCAATGGCCATCAACTCTTATCAACAACGCGAATTGTGCGACGCTGCAATCCAATTGAAACGCGAACTGGCGAAATTGGAAATCACATTCCGCGAAAACCATATTAGCCGTCTGAACCGTGGTTTAAATTCATCTATTAACACAAGCTCGATCCACTTGGACTTGCTCAGCGAATACCGTCGTATCGCGAGTCTTCTTGTGAATCATGCTTACAACCAAAGCACAACGCCATAGAGTATGAATACAGCAACAATTTCCCCGATCGTCCTTTTGTTTCTTTCTAACATTTTTATGACTTTCGCCTGGTATGGGCACTTGAAAAGCTTAAAAGACTCAGCGATCTGGGTGGCTGTGTTCATCAGCTGGGGCATTGCCTTCTTTGAGTATGCCCTGCAAGTTCCCGCGAACCGCATCGGCATTAATCACTACACTCTGCCACAGCTTAAGATCATTCAAGAAGTCATCACGATGGTGGTGTTTGCGGGCTTTTCAGTTCTCTATATGAAACAGTCCTTGAAGCTGGATTACTTG containing:
- a CDS encoding TlpA disulfide reductase family protein translates to MLKFFVFWVVSCFAFSFNAHAASNPPTVEFKSIPAVALGSSVKPKIEDLKGKVVVVDFWASWCAPCKEALPHYNKLFEKYKDQGVVFIGVNEDDDIKERDAYLAKEKVLFTVLADLDKQMAKDFQVVALPTLFVFDKKLKPVTLYRGFDDKKPQVLEEKIKELLKGQK
- a CDS encoding EF-hand domain-containing protein, translating into MGTVYLRRALSAALVFSGSLAFAQTRSFPMSVNTATSGESVVSAPASGLVTRSGNATMQVKIVNSCFGTNLRGVTNPVAPSSEIYADFDLVVGSKSYHIGVWYPAIIISALGFNPSSVNPISAEKLNIPAGGNAAIYGNTVVINSPFPSKVSVDAAGNIVDADPGAVYVNPATVSFTQKVSTCDGSAYGAYGVSSYVPAKACGDYMGKNGPISATLGQVNVASDKSSVEINVSFPGQTGFCGGYYSPLMVFFDDARPAFSNITDFPLNKFAKTSWPEANHVGYFLALDDGSGKITKKDQLFGNDEKYKNGFEALKALDSNHDGVIDKRDKAFKNLVLWSDKNGDGVSQPNELVKLSSKVVKISLNYKDDRIVAQGMYAEEREYADFWYKDAKGKLKKGDIVDVWLSPRNVQLSQK
- a CDS encoding prepilin-type N-terminal cleavage/methylation domain-containing protein is translated as MIKKFNSTLKNNKGFTLPEVIVGVGLAAVVTAAVVATQVTATKDQMALKKQLDESIDEMQAERILFGDFNTVEPSYNNIVMNDDNGLNFFDYYPDLPANSVAGSLTRTITLSSETVNKTVSVVSQDLAAGATMNYDPTAAYVIGSAPADFNKAAPLTFVSVNRNNWVGAVRPGFWTTGMMLMFDTLAKVRPTKSDGTLDMQTPPRSPTFVGSVQGLVLQPVGEPFSSLLKKNQPDTGATIPDADTFLRNVPSVGGGQSVIRLRAVKVLQYTMEPVLSENPECYPNGDTTKKPYRHSNFYKLIYRGASAPAKVLLANKVCSFVMTRDSVLKRMIYFKINKPQDLATQTQTAGL
- a CDS encoding cation diffusion facilitator family transporter, translating into MSEKHAHHNHSHSGSHSHSHSHSHAHAHGAIIGRMRFAFLLNLGFAVIELVGGIMTNSVAILSDALHDFGDALAMVLAITMEKVSHRSSDEHFSYGYRRFSVLGAVITGLILIAGSIFILIEAIPRLIHPQQPEANGMLMLAFFGVAVNGYAAYRVSQGTSLNERMLMWHMIEDVAGWVLVLIGALIMKFFDVPQIDAGLAIALSLWILYNVFRNLKEALKVFLMASPGSASVEEINSEIKKIELVEDVHHSHLWSLDGENHVMSVHVVLTAAASMQDMQKVKSQIKSLVKKYGIIEATIETEVSGFACIDPEHK
- a CDS encoding heme A synthase, coding for MTKSGFKKFAFSLLIYTILVILWGAWVRISHSGDGCGDTWPLCHGQLIPEAQRGKTWVEYGHRLMSGIYGFVVIYFWWVARKIYPKGHFARKAALATLIFMITEALLGAKLVLFKLVTTNDTPYRAFVMALHQINSFMLTGAAALAYAAATLSAPLDQPSQQDKKYKYLPWVIVIIGVTGAWAALSNSLFPTDNLFEGFLADFNSESHFLVRLRGLHPLFAVIGAGSLAFFFWMKAQISDNALLQKKSLQMSLLLIVGILFGMATLFLHAPTWMKITHLLLAHTIWVVLLQWVFFVRARQSN
- a CDS encoding LON peptidase substrate-binding domain-containing protein; this encodes MEVFLFPLVNVTLFPRTTKPLNIFEPRYLAMIKDAIANKQPIALAYIEDPSKVVPVRPGEAVPFVREIAGYGYAQIIEERVNGTLLIFLQGQGKLRLGKVLDRGTPYIVCEGSIIPEKSILEPPQKPKLSSMHKILSRWIYSHIPDPMQQEMFMKNLNQPEEIVGAFASYMVRDYDLQQMVLEYDDINDKVVFLHRLMESNELTV
- a CDS encoding thiol-disulfide oxidoreductase DCC family protein translates to MRNVVFFDGICHLCNGFVDAVIIRDKQHSYLFAPLQGTTAEELLPEKDRTDLNSVVYYEAGKLYYRSAAILKILSGLGGIYKLAVIGWIIPGPLRDILYNLIAKNRYAWFGQRDFCRLPTKEERSYLLE
- a CDS encoding (deoxy)nucleoside triphosphate pyrophosphohydrolase, with the translated sequence MNQKREPVLVVAALIRRSFDSDRKILVVRRGPAQSGAGYWEFPGGKVDPGETSEAALVREIDEELGLPIQVDGFLEELDFAYPSKTIRLRVYWAMTAQSQIELREHDAMKWCLPEEIVEEELSAADRPFVQLIRAVYSSK
- a CDS encoding Na/Pi cotransporter family protein, with protein sequence MIDTGNSFFILLISGVALFLYGMGLASSSLEKIMAGKITNLLNRLSQSKFLAILTGVVLTTLMQSSGAVTSMLVGLGSARVVNLRQVMGVIIGTAIGTTLTVQLISLDLSQYALPVFAIAFAFYFKAKKTVFKNLSLTAMGFALLFLGLKLVSVSAHHFAENPMLTEFFQSVRDNPGYSLLISIVFCAFVQSSAITIGLAMSLAAVKAITFYDAMIWVYGANIGTTSVALIAAAGGNYIGRQVAWAHFFYKTISVVIFYPFTQLFIDFLMSFDTTISRSIANAHLVFNIVSAILFFPFINKGAALIEKMFPKSASEEFGTEFVNMDNYQSSALAVSYANREIMRTADIVLGMIKDSIRLFETNDPKDFDSIKDRDNKVDFLYRETKMFLLDHANKSNTVVHQNIMNMIMFLSDLERAADAIDINILALAIKKNALKLEFSSEGWHEIRGMHEQVVKVAAMAINSYQQRELCDAAIQLKRELAKLEITFRENHISRLNRGLNSSINTSSIHLDLLSEYRRIASLLVNHAYNQSTTP
- a CDS encoding DMT family protein, with the translated sequence MNTATISPIVLLFLSNIFMTFAWYGHLKSLKDSAIWVAVFISWGIAFFEYALQVPANRIGINHYTLPQLKIIQEVITMVVFAGFSVLYMKQSLKLDYLWAGLCLLGAVYFIFRSP